The following are encoded in a window of Impatiens glandulifera chromosome 5, dImpGla2.1, whole genome shotgun sequence genomic DNA:
- the LOC124938557 gene encoding phosphoenolpyruvate carboxylase 2, whose amino-acid sequence MANRNLEKLASIDAQLRQLVPGKVSEDDKLVEYDALLLDRFLDILQDLHGEDLKETVQECYELSAEYEGKHNPQKLEELGSVLTSLDPGDLIVISKAFSHMLNLANLAEEVQIAHRRRIKKLKKGGFGDENSATTESDIEETLKRLVSELNKTPEEVFEALKNQTVDLVFTAHPTQSVRRSLLQKHGRIRNCLAQLNAEDITPDDKQELDEALQREIQAAFRTDEIRRTPPTPQDEMRAGMSYFHETIWKGVPKFLRRVDTALKNIGINERVPYNAPLIQFSSWMGGDRDGNPRVTPEVTRDVCLLARMMAANLYYSQIEDLMFELSMWRCSDELRARADELQRSSKRDAKHYIEFWKQVPPNEPYRVLLGEVRDKLYQTRERSRHLLTNGVSDIPEESTFTNVEQFLEPLELCYKSLCACGDRSIADGSLLDFLRQVSTFGLSIVRLDIRQESERHADVMDAITKHLEIGSYLEWSEEKRQEWLLSELSGKRPLFGPDLPKTEEISDVLDTFHVISELPSDCFGAYIISMATAPSDVLAVELLQRECHVKNPLRVVPLFEKLADLEAAPAAVARLFSIEWYKNRINGKQEVMIGYSDSGKDAGRLTAGWQLYKAQEELVKVAKKYGIKLTMFHGRGGTVGRGGGPTHLAILSQPPETVQGSLRVTVQGEVIEQSFGEEHLCFRTLQRFTAATLEHGMHPPVSPKPEWRALMDEIAVIATEEYRSIVFKEPRFVEYFRLATPELEYGRMNIGSRPSKRKPSGGIESLRAIPWIFAWTQTRFHLPVWLGFGAAFKYALKKDVRNIHMLQEMYNEWPFFRVTIDLIEMVFAKGDPGIAALYDKLLVLEELWPFGKNLRTNFDETKALLLQIAGHKDLLEGDPYLKQRLRLRDSYITTLNVLQAYTLKRIRDPNYHVKLRPHISKEYLESKPADELIKLNPTSDYAPGLEDTLILTMKGIAAGLQNTG is encoded by the exons ATGGCGAACCGGAACTTGGAGAAATTGGCATCGATTGACGCGCAGCTGAGGCAACTTGTTCCTGGGAAGGTTTCTGAGGATGATAAGCTTGTGGAATACGATGCTCTTTTGCTAGATCGGTTTCTAGATATTCTTCAAGACTTGCATGGAGAAGATCTCAAGGAAACG GTTCAAGAATGCTATGAACTGTCTGCCGAGTATGAAGGGAAGCATAATCCTCAGAAGCTTGAGGAGCTTGGAAGTGTACTTACTAGTTTGGATCCGGGGGATTTGATTGTTATTTCAAAGGCATTCTCTCACATGCTTAATTTGGCCAATTTGGCGGAAGAGGTTCAAATTGCTCATCGTAGACggattaaaaaattgaagaaaggGGGTTTTGGAGATGAGAACTCTGCAACAACCGAATCAGACATTGAAGAGACGCTAAAAAGGCTGGTTTCAGAGCTAAACAAGACTCCTGAAGAGGTTTTCGAGGCTTTGAAAAACCAAACAGTGGATCTGGTCTTCACAGCTCATCCCACTCAATCTGTTCGACGATCCCTGCTTCAGAAACATGGAAG GATAAGGAATTGCTTAGCCCAATTGAATGCGGAAGATATAACTCCTGATGATAAACAAGAACTCGACGAGGCTCTCCAAAGGGAG ATTCAAGCTGCCTTCCGCACAGATGAGATTCGAAGAACTCCTCCCACACCCCAAGATGAAATGAGAGCTGGAATGAGTTACTTCCACGAAACAATCTGGAAGGGTGTTCCCAAGTTCTTAAGACGTGTAGACACTGCTCTCAAGAATATTGGAATAAATGAGCGGGTTCCATACAATGCCCCTCTTATCCAATTCTCTTCATGGATGGGTGGTGATCGCGATGGTAATCCGAGGGTTACACCTGAGGTCACTAGGGATGTCTGTTTGTTGGCTAGAATGATGGCTGCTAACTTGTACTATTCTCAGATAGAAGATCTCATGTTTGAG TTGTCCATGTGGCGTTGCAGTGACGAGCTTCGTGCTCGAGCTGATGAACTACAGAGGTCCTCAAAGAGAGATGCCAAACACTATATAG AGTTCTGGAAACAAGTACCTCCAAACGAACCATATCGTGTTCTCCTTGGTGAGGTGAGGGATAAACTATATCAAACACGCGAAAGGTCTCGACATTTATTGACCAATGGTGTTTCAGACATTCCGGAGGAGTCCACTTTCACTAACGTGGAGCAG TTCTTGGAACCACTTGAACTTTGCTACAAATCTCTTTGTGCATGCGGGGATCGTTCGATTGCTGATGGAAGCCTACTCGATTTCTTGAGACAAGTGTCCACTTTCGGGCTCTCTATTGTTCGACTCGACATAAGACAAGAATCCGAACGCCATGCTGACGTTATGGACGCCATAACGAAGCATCTCGAGATCGGATCTTACCTAGAATGGTCGGAGGAAAAACGTCAGGAATGGCTCTTATCCGAACTAAGCGGAAAGCGGCCATTGTTCGGCCCGGATCTTCCCAAGACGGAAGAAATATCGGACGTACTGGACACGTTCCATGTGATATCGGAACTTCCATCGGACTGTTTCGGAGCTTATATAATCTCGATGGCCACGGCTCCTTCCGATGTCCTAGCAGTAGAGCTTCTGCAACGCGAATGTCACGTGAAGAATCCTTTGAGGGTTGTTCCTTTGTTCGAGAAGCTTGCCGATCTCGAGGCTGCCCCTGCTGCTGTTGCTCGTCTTTTCTCGATCGAATGGTACAAAAACAGGATTAACGGGAAACAGGAGGTCATGATTGGGTACTCTGATTCTGGAAAAGACGCTGGACGTCTAACCGCAGGGTGGCAGTTGTACAAGGCTCAAGAGGAGCTTGTTAAGGTTGCTAAGAAGTATGGTATAAAGTTGACCATGTTCCACGGCCGAGGTGGGACTGTCGGTAGAGGAGGCGGGCCGACTCATCTTGCTATATTGTCTCAGCCGCCGGAGACTGTTCAAGGTTCACTTCGAGTTACGGTTCAAGGTGAAGTCATTGAGCAATCGTTCGGTGAGGAACATCTTTGTTTCAGAACACTTCAGAGGTTTACAGCTGCTACTCTTGAGCACGGGATGCATCCTCCTGTATCTCCAAAACCGGAGTGGCGGGCATTGATGGACGAAATTGCAGTCATTGCCACTGAGGAATACCGGTCCATTGTTTTTAAAGAACCTCGATTCGTGGAGTACTTCCGTCTG GCTACACCGGAATTGGAGTACGGGCGAATGAACATTGGAAGCCGGCCGTCGAAAAGAAAGCCTAGTGGGGGAATTGAATCTCTTCGTGCTATTCCATGGATCTTCGCATGGACTCAGACGAGGTTTCATCTCCCGGTTTGGCTTGGGTTTGGTGCGGCATTCAAGTACGCGCTTAAGAAGGATGTTAGGAACATCCATATGCTGCAGGAGATGTACAACGAGTGGCCattctttagagttacaattgaCTTGATTGAAATGGTGTTTGCTAAGGGAGACCCAGGGATCGCAGCTTTGTATGACAAACTCTTAGTCTTGGAAGAACTATGGCCATTCGGCAAGAATTTAAGAACCAACTTTGATGAAACAAAGGCCCTCTTACTCCAG ATTGCAGGGCACAAGGATCTTCTAGAAGGAGACCCTTACTTGAAGCAAAGATTGAGACTACGTGACTCGTACATTACTACACTAAACGTGCTGCAAGCGTACACGTTGAAGAGGATTCGCGACCCGAACTATCACGTGAAGCTGAGGCCCCATATCTCGAAGGAGTATTTGGAGTCGAAACCTGCAGATGAACTCATAAAGCTGAACCCGACAAGCGACTATGCACCTGGTTTGGAGGATACCCTCATCTTGACCATGAAGGGTATTGCTGCTGGCCTACAAAACACCGGTTGA
- the LOC124938344 gene encoding eukaryotic translation initiation factor 3 subunit F-like, with translation MASSNQTILQLPNFPTSVSAKVHPLVIFNICDCYVRRPDQSDRVIGTLLGSVLPDGTIDIRNSYAVPHNESSDQVALDIDYHHNMLSSHQKVNPKEVIVGWFSTGLGVTGGSALIHDFYSREVSNPIHLTVDTGFKNGEASIKGFVSVNLSLGDHQLAAQFQEIPLDLCMVEAERVSYDVLKSTSVDKLPNDLEGMEASMKHLLALIEDVYQYVDDVAEGRVEADNDIGRFISETVASIPKVPSQALDKLVNDSLQDNLLLLYLSSIMRTQLTLAEKLNTAVHAL, from the exons atgGCGTCGAGCAATCAGACAATATTGCAGCTTCCGAATTTTCCTACAAGCGTTTCCGCAAAGGTTCACCCTCTCGTTATCTTCAACATATGCGATTGTTATGTCCGCCGTCCTGACCAGTCCGACCGAGTCATCGGAACTCTCCTTGGATCCGTCTTGCCTGATGGAACCATCGACATTCGAAATTCTTATGCTGTTCCTCACAACGAATCCTCGGACCAG GTTGCATTGGATATTGATTACCACCATAACATGTTATCATCTCACCAGAAGGTTAACCCAAAAGAAGTCATTGTTGGATG GTTTTCAACTGGTTTAGGTGTCACTGGAGGTAGTGCACTGATCCATGACTTTTACTCCAGGGAGGTTTCAAATCCAATTCATCTGACTGTTGATACTGGATTTAAGAATGGAGAGGCTAGCATAAAAGGTTTTGTTTCAGTAAACTTGTCTTTGGGAGATCATCAACTTGCTGCACAGTTTCAAGAAATCCCATTGGATTTATGCATGGTTGAGGCCGAGAGGGTTAGCT ATGATGTCCTGAAGAGCACATCGGTGGACAAACTACCCAATGATTTGGAAGGAATGGAAGCATCAATGAAACATTTGCTTGCCCTGATAGAAGATGTCTACCAATATGTTGATGATGTGGCG GAAGGAAGAGTTGAGGCAGATAATGACATAGGGAGATTTATATCAGAAACTGTGGCTTCCATTCCCAAAGTTCCGTCTCAAGCTTTAGATAAGCTTGTAAATGATAGTTTGCAG GACAATTTGCTACTGCTCTATTTGTCGAGCATCATGAGGACTCAACTAACTTTGGCAGAGAAGTTGAATACTGCTGTTCATGCTCTGTGA